Proteins encoded by one window of Carassius auratus strain Wakin chromosome 24, ASM336829v1, whole genome shotgun sequence:
- the LOC113042322 gene encoding elongin-C-like isoform X1, which translates to MADVEDRTYGGCEGPDAMYVKLISSDGHEFIVKREHALTSGTIKAMLSGPGQFAENETNEVNFREIPSHVLSKVSMYFTYKVRYTNSSTEIPEFPIAPEIALELLMAANFLDC; encoded by the exons ATGG CAGATGTTGAAGACAGGACTTACGGTGGTTGTGAAGGGCCGGATGCCATGTATGTAAAGTTGATCTCTTCAGATGGCCATGAGTTTATTGTGAAGAGAGAGCACGCTTTAACCTCTGGCACCATCAAGGCTATGCTGAGTGGACCTG GTCAATTCGCTGAAAATGAAACCAATGAGGTGAACTTCCGGGAGATCCCGTCTCATGTTCTCTCCAAAGTGAGCATGTATTTTACCTATAAAGTGCGCTACACTAACAGCTCGACAGAAATCCCAGAATTCCCCATTGCTCCTGAGATTGCCTTGGAATTGCTCATGGCTGCGAACTTTCTAGACTGTTAG
- the LOC113042322 gene encoding elongin-C-like isoform X2: MDVEDRTYGGCEGPDAMYVKLISSDGHEFIVKREHALTSGTIKAMLSGPGQFAENETNEVNFREIPSHVLSKVSMYFTYKVRYTNSSTEIPEFPIAPEIALELLMAANFLDC; this comes from the exons ATGG ATGTTGAAGACAGGACTTACGGTGGTTGTGAAGGGCCGGATGCCATGTATGTAAAGTTGATCTCTTCAGATGGCCATGAGTTTATTGTGAAGAGAGAGCACGCTTTAACCTCTGGCACCATCAAGGCTATGCTGAGTGGACCTG GTCAATTCGCTGAAAATGAAACCAATGAGGTGAACTTCCGGGAGATCCCGTCTCATGTTCTCTCCAAAGTGAGCATGTATTTTACCTATAAAGTGCGCTACACTAACAGCTCGACAGAAATCCCAGAATTCCCCATTGCTCCTGAGATTGCCTTGGAATTGCTCATGGCTGCGAACTTTCTAGACTGTTAG
- the LOC113042321 gene encoding DDB1- and CUL4-associated factor 11-like, with product MGSQSSSGMSGRGSGNNPDQSEPEPNQNSNPTGHTPAERQSGSEEDVDLAQVLAYLLRRGQVRLVHGSGATGLQLVQSYSDSDEDSDGAWDGRLGHRYDPPADAQPDTQEIDGSEIRTQILLATASSGLKGRHSFTHMLAEREQGRCHGSSFSHGECSRIRSHFLPNHVVYKDTYQQKVFCGVYSDEGNMFLSACQDQNIRLYDTSRGRFTLKKTIKARDVGWSILDVCFTPDARCVLYSSWSDYIHVCSVDGDNETHTALDLNPDERRFCVFSLAASTDGKEILGGANDGCLYVFDREQNKRTLKIDAHDDDVNTVAFADSSSQLLFSGSDDALCKVWDRRTLREDRPQPVGHLAGHRDGITFIHSKGDARYLISNSKDQTIKLWDVRKFSPQEGVSASRLVVAQQNWDYRWQQVPQRALKRHKLTGDTSVMTYRGHGVLHTLIRCRFSPEYSTGQKFIYSGCSTGKIVIYDVLTGSIVSKLSNHDACVRDVSWHPYHNNMVSSSWDGAIRLWEHTQNLPLDTDRERMNVDMVDMKTKLY from the exons ATGGGCTCTCAGTCCAGTTCTGGGATGTCCGGTCGGGGCTCTGGCAACAACCCAGACCAGTCAGAACCAGAACCCAACCAGAATTCCAATCCGACGGGTCACACACCGGCCGAGAGGCAGTCAGGATCTGAAGAGGACGTTGATTTGGCACAAGTTCTGGCGTACCTACTGCGAAG GGGCCAGGTCCGCCTGGTCCATGGAAGTGGAGCGACGGGCCTACAGCTCGTGCAGTCATATTCAGACTCAGATGAGGACAGCGATGGGGCCTGGGACGGGCGGCTAGGACATCGATATGACCCTCCAG CGGATGCCCAACCAGACACACAGGAAATAGACGGCAGTGAGATCCGCACTCAGATCCTGCTTGCCACTGCTTCCTCAGGCCTAAAGGGCAGACACAGTTTCACACATATGCTAGCGGAG CGGGAACAGGGACGGTGTCATGGGTCCAGTTTCTCTCATGGAGAGTGCAGCCGAATCCGTTCACA TTTCCTGCCTAATCATGTGGTATACAAGGACACCTATCAGCAGAAAGTCTTTTGTGGAGTCTACAGTGATGAGGGAAACATGTTCCTGTCTGCATGCCAAG ATCAGAATATCAGATTATATGACACTAGCAGGGGCCGTTTTACTCTAAAGAAGACCATCAAGGCCAGAGACGTGGGTTGGAGCATTCTGGATGTGTGTTTCACCCCTGATGCACGTTGTGTGCTGTACTCCAGTTGGTCTGACTACA TCCATGTGTGCAGTGTAGATGGGGACAATGAAACACACACCGCTCTGGACCTCAA TCCTGATGAAAGGAGGTTCTGTGTTTTCTCACTGGCTGCATCTACAGATGGAAAAGAAATTTTAGGCGG AGCAAACGACGGCTGCCTGTATGTGTTTGATCGTGAACAAAACAAGAGAACTCTAAAG ATCGACGCTCACGACGATGACGTGAATACCGTAGCGTTTGCAGACAGTTCTTCACAGCTGCTGTTCTCAGGCAGTGATGACGCGCTATGTAAGGTATGGGACAGACGTACCCTCAGAGAAGACAGACCACAGCCTGTGGGTCATCTGGCTGGACACAGAGATGGAATCACCTTCATACACAGCAAG GGTGACGCTCGGTATTTGATCAGCAACTCCAAAGATCAGACCATTAAGCTGTGGGATGTGAGGAAGTTTTCACCCCAAGAGGGGGTGTCGGCTTCACGGCTCGTTGTCGCACAACAGAACTGGGATTACCGCTGGCAGCAGGTTCCCCAGAGAG CACTAAAGAGGCATAAGCTGACTGGCGACACCTCTGTGATGACCTACAGGGGTCATGGGGTTCTGCACACGCTCATTCGCTGCCGCTTTTCCCCTGAATACAGCACTGGACAGAAGTTCATTTACTCAGGCTGTTCAACAGGCAAAATCGTCA TCTATGATGTGCTGACGGGATCCATTGTGTCCAAATTGTCCAATCATGACGCGTGTGTGAGGGACGTCAGCTGGCACCCCTATCACAACAACATGGTCAGCAGCTCG TGGGATGGTGCCATCCGTCTGTGGGAACACACGCAGAACCTCCCTCTGGACACAGATCGAGAGAGGATGAACGTGGATATGGTGGACATGAAAACCAAACTCTATTGA
- the fitm1 gene encoding fat storage-inducing transmembrane protein 1: MDLCRLKEIFYRIQNSVHQLLLWVLVRFTDLTAGLLAHFLFRRHFHFLLSVLVMFGPVLSLWVSKYSIFGNKNHYLYRLFLHSCWGWSCILCGSFIFLLSYCISNSFIHSVRHLSRLAAAGTLWTLCRRLLSFLVDASGSCFEPLQSPTDVHRNPRELLDSDTGPLLLLREKQGKAACLKAGLQWQGCEVSDDILILSLCCLILAEETGVFRPCVDLGKPVGTPLRILFLLCVLLMSLWIFLIVCLLAHFPLFPSQLVGGALGYLGWKGLYYKGWCVLKPGWCCVGRTTALISDNTCNTASNGT; encoded by the exons ATGGATCTTTGTAGACTAAAGGAGATCTTTTATAGGATCCAGAACTCTGTCCACCAGCTTCTGCTCTGGGTTCTGGTGCGCTTCACTGATCTCACAGCTGGACTGCTGGCTCATTTCTTGTTCCGACGCCATTTTCACTTCCTCCTCTCTGTGCTGGTGATGTTTGGACCTGTTCTGAGTCTCTGGGTCTCCAAGTACAGCATATTTGGCAACAAGAATCACTACCTGTACAG GCTCTTCCTGCATTCCTGCTGGGGCTGGAGCTGTATCTTATGTGGCTCTTTCATCTTTCTTCTGTCATACTGCATCAGTAACTCGTTCATTCACTCCGTCCGTCACCTCTCTCGACTCGCTGCGGCCGGGACGCTCTGGACACTGTGCCGCCGTCTCCTCTCCTTCCTAGTGGACGCCTCTGGAAGCTGTTTTGAGCCACTGCAAAGCCCCACAGACGTCCACAGGAACCCCAGGGAGCTCCTGGACTCCGATACAGGCCCCTTATTACTACTGAGAGAGAAACAGGGTAAAGCTGCCTGCCTTAAGGCCGGCCTACAGTGGCAGGGATGTGAGGTGTCTGATGACATCCTCATTCTGAGTTTATGTTGCTTGATTCTTGCTGAAGAAACAGGGGTTTTTAGGCCCTGCGTGGATCTAGGAAAGCCTGTAGGGACGCCACTGAGGATACTCTTCTTGTTGTGTGTATTGTTGATGAGTCTCTGGATCTTCCTGATCGTCTGCTTGCTAGCACACTTCCCGCTGTTCCCTTCCCAGCTGGTTGGAGGGGCTCTTGGGTATCTGGGATGGAAGGGTCTTTATTATAAGGGCTGGTGTGTTTTAAAGCCTGGCTGGTGCTGTGTTGGAAGAACAACAGCTTTGATTTCAGATAACACATGTAATACTGCATCCAATGGGACATGA